In Eleutherodactylus coqui strain aEleCoq1 chromosome 4, aEleCoq1.hap1, whole genome shotgun sequence, the following are encoded in one genomic region:
- the LRRC58 gene encoding leucine-rich repeat-containing protein 58, translating to MEGPEPAEGEHVLSLPRLGLENLSLEQVPEERRREVQQLLLPHNRLVVLPPPVALFSQLLLLDISHNGLAYIGDEILGLTRLKTLLAKNNRLDESSLPKEMGAMRLEVVNFSGNQFEELPSQLLQMQTLKTLSLGGNRLKSIPAEIENITSLEFLYLGGNFISYIPSELANLSYLSCLVLCDNRIQSVPPQLAQLHSLRSLSLHNNLLTYLPREILSLVRLQELSLRGNPLVVRFVRDLTYMPPSLLELAGRTIKSRGIPYSPWELPENLLRYLDLASKCPNPKCGGVYFDSCVRHIKFVDFCGKYRLPLMHYLCSPECSSPCSSISSQSESDSEDEASVAARRMQKVLLG from the exons ATGGAGGGCCCGGAGCCCGCCGAGGGCGAGCACGTCCTGAGCCTGCCCCGCCTGGGCCTGGAGAACCTGAGCCTGGAGCAGGTGCCCGAGGAGCGGCGGAGGGAGGTGCAGCAGCTGCTCCTGCCCCACAACCGCCTGGTGGTCCTGCCGCCCCCGGTGGCGCTCTTCTCCCAGCTGCTCCTCCTGGACATCAGTCACAACGGGCTGGCCTACATAGGGGACGAGATCCTGGGGCTCACCCGGCTGAAGACCCTGCTGGCCAAGAACAACCGCCTGGACGAGTCGTCTCTGCCCAAGGAGATGGGCGCCATGAGGCTGGAGGTGGTCAACTTCAGCGGGAACCAGTTTGAGGAGCTCCCCAGCCAACTGCTGCAGATGCAGACCCTGAAGACTCTGTCCCTGGGGGGCAACCGACTGAAGAGCATCCCTGCGGAGATCGAGAACATCACCAG CCTGGAGTTCCTGTACCTGGGAGGAAACTTCATCTCCTACATCCCCTCGGAGTTGGCCAACCTATCATACCTGAGCTGCCTGGTGCTGTGTGACAACCGGATACAGAGCGTCCCCCCTCAGCTGGCACA ATTACACTCCTTGCGGTCACTGAGCCTCCACAACAACCTCCTCACCTACCTTCCTCGTGAGATCCTGAGCCTGGTGCGTCTGCAGGAGCTCAGCCTGCGCGGGAATCCTCTTGTCGTGAGATTTGTGAGGGACTTGACGTACATGCCGCCCTCATTACTAGAGCTGGCTGGGCGCACCATCAAGAGCCGTGGGATCCCCTACAGCCCATGGGAGCTGCCTGAGAACCTGCTGAGATACCTTGACCTGGCCAGCAAGTGTCCCAACCCCAAGTGTGGAG GTGTGTACTTTGACAGCTGTGTGCGTCACATCAAGTTTGTGGATTTCTGCGGGAAGTACCGGCTGCCGCTGATGCATTACCTCTGCTCCCCGGAGTGCTCGTCTCCCTGCAGCTCCATCTCCTCCCAAAGCGAGTCCGACTCTGAAGATGAGGCCAGCGTCGCTGCCCGCCGGATGCAGAAAGTACTTCTAGGCTGA